One window of the Roseovarius sp. THAF9 genome contains the following:
- a CDS encoding cyclopropane-fatty-acyl-phospholipid synthase family protein, with protein sequence MSSATESVLTDTDGQTGLPRYFARMFAVARTLQHGRLDIGLDDGRVFRAEGAGPGPVARIDIHNDELFSRMLREGYLGFCDAYLDEWWTTPDLQAFMDLVNSDNDDMYNGYPGQKLVELYEKLRFWFQRNTRKQARRNISYHYDLGNDFYRLWLDDTMTYSSAIFERGQESLEAAQTAKYASMVDQMGAAAGDHVLEIGCGWGGFAEYAAGQRGLRVTCLTISEEQFKYAQERIEKAGLSELVTFKLQDYRDENGLYDGIASIEMFEAVGERYWPVYFDTVHDRLKPGAQATLQIITVGDERFETYRRDVDFIQKYIFPGGMLPSPAALRAQVEKAGLLVRQSIEFGESYSQTLRRWHDTFNEKWEQIAEMGFDERFRRMWNFYLTSCAAAFHAGNCDVTQITIARPAEECP encoded by the coding sequence ATGTCTTCTGCCACCGAGAGCGTATTGACTGACACTGACGGCCAGACCGGGCTTCCACGTTATTTCGCGCGGATGTTTGCAGTGGCCCGGACGCTTCAGCATGGCCGATTGGACATCGGATTGGACGATGGCCGGGTGTTTCGCGCCGAGGGGGCGGGGCCGGGGCCGGTGGCGCGCATCGACATTCACAATGACGAGCTGTTCTCGCGGATGCTGCGCGAGGGGTACCTTGGCTTTTGCGACGCCTACCTCGATGAATGGTGGACCACGCCGGACCTTCAGGCCTTCATGGACCTCGTCAACAGCGACAATGACGACATGTACAACGGCTATCCGGGGCAGAAGTTGGTTGAGCTTTACGAAAAGCTGCGCTTCTGGTTCCAGCGCAATACCCGAAAGCAGGCGCGGCGCAACATCAGCTATCACTACGATTTGGGCAATGATTTTTACCGGCTTTGGCTGGACGACACCATGACCTATTCCAGCGCCATCTTCGAGAGAGGGCAGGAGAGCCTAGAGGCGGCGCAGACGGCGAAATACGCCTCAATGGTCGATCAGATGGGTGCTGCTGCGGGCGACCACGTGCTGGAGATCGGCTGTGGATGGGGTGGGTTCGCAGAATATGCGGCGGGCCAGCGAGGGCTGCGCGTCACATGCCTGACCATAAGTGAAGAACAGTTCAAGTATGCCCAAGAGCGGATTGAAAAGGCGGGGCTTTCCGAGCTCGTGACGTTCAAGCTTCAGGATTATCGTGACGAGAACGGGCTGTATGACGGCATCGCCAGTATCGAGATGTTCGAGGCTGTGGGCGAGCGGTATTGGCCGGTCTACTTTGACACGGTACATGACCGCCTCAAGCCCGGCGCGCAGGCGACGCTTCAGATCATCACCGTGGGTGATGAGCGTTTCGAGACGTATCGCAGGGATGTCGACTTTATCCAGAAGTACATTTTCCCGGGAGGCATGCTGCCCAGCCCCGCAGCCCTCAGGGCACAAGTCGAGAAAGCCGGCCTTCTCGTCCGGCAATCCATCGAGTTCGGTGAAAGTTACAGTCAGACGCTCCGCCGCTGGCACGACACGTTCAACGAAAAGTGGGAGCAGATTGCCGAGATGGGCTTTGACGAACGCTTTCGCCGGATGTGGAATTTTTACCTGACCTCTTGTGCGGCAGCGTTTCATGCGGGTAACTGCGATGTGACACAGATCACAATCGCGAGGCCCGCAGAGGAATGCCCGTAA
- a CDS encoding TrgA family protein, with amino-acid sequence MPTTGRGVAAILMAILAWYASEMFRPLMPEGTGFGWFNEVNVALGLLMGWVVIGSRLNYGYSNAIGAGLTGVGAMVFWALFLQSFNEMLRLALENRYDGPVEGIIAIFELGIDYLFTMWHIPLIVLLVGGGIVIGLVSEWVARRWR; translated from the coding sequence ATGCCGACAACCGGTCGAGGCGTCGCCGCCATATTGATGGCGATCCTTGCCTGGTATGCCTCCGAGATGTTTCGCCCGCTCATGCCCGAAGGTACCGGGTTCGGCTGGTTCAACGAGGTGAATGTGGCGCTTGGTCTGTTGATGGGCTGGGTGGTCATTGGCTCAAGGCTTAACTACGGATACAGCAACGCGATCGGCGCAGGCTTGACCGGCGTGGGTGCGATGGTGTTTTGGGCGCTTTTTCTGCAAAGCTTCAACGAGATGCTGCGCCTCGCGCTGGAAAATCGCTATGACGGACCGGTTGAAGGGATCATCGCGATTTTCGAGCTTGGTATCGATTACCTGTTCACCATGTGGCACATCCCGCTGATCGTTCTGCTTGTGGGCGGAGGGATCGTGATCGGCCTCGTGTCGGAATGGGTCGCGCGGCGCTGGCGCTGA
- a CDS encoding NUDIX domain-containing protein — protein MGRVTLKGPIWTNGLLRCLGAGDVSSGNLEGQAAARAVFFARVAGLPCKTTEHGTVLCSGAPSDVALYEHAAPEIMGYFGRLSAQDLEPRRQMILSRAAARSAAARNPAPVTQRSPLRSDEVEVVSLDTPHEGFFLTRSYRLCHPQFDERMSAALSREVFVATDAAIVLPYDPLRDRILLIEQFRMGPFGRGDPYPWVLEPVAGRVDAGETPEETARRECREEADLALSQLEHVSSHYCSPGCSTEMFHCYVGLCDLPDRGQSHGGLDVEHEDLRRHVIRFDQAMDMVRTGEVNIGPLFALLLWLERERPRLTASA, from the coding sequence ATGGGACGCGTCACGCTGAAAGGTCCGATCTGGACGAACGGTTTGTTGCGATGTCTCGGGGCCGGGGACGTCAGCTCGGGCAATCTGGAAGGGCAGGCAGCGGCCCGAGCTGTGTTCTTCGCGAGGGTTGCAGGCTTGCCGTGCAAGACGACGGAACATGGCACCGTGCTTTGCTCTGGTGCGCCGTCGGATGTGGCTCTTTATGAACATGCCGCGCCCGAAATTATGGGATACTTCGGGAGGCTTTCGGCGCAGGATCTTGAGCCGCGTCGTCAGATGATCCTGTCGCGGGCCGCCGCTCGTTCGGCGGCCGCGCGCAATCCGGCCCCGGTGACCCAGCGCAGCCCATTGCGGTCCGACGAGGTCGAGGTCGTGTCGCTCGACACACCGCACGAAGGTTTCTTCCTGACGCGCAGCTATCGTTTATGCCATCCGCAATTCGACGAAAGGATGAGTGCTGCTCTATCGCGCGAGGTTTTCGTCGCCACCGATGCGGCCATCGTGCTGCCCTATGACCCCCTGCGCGACCGAATCCTGCTGATCGAGCAGTTCCGTATGGGGCCTTTTGGACGCGGCGATCCATACCCTTGGGTCTTGGAACCCGTGGCGGGCCGCGTAGATGCGGGTGAGACACCGGAAGAGACCGCGCGCCGTGAGTGCAGGGAGGAGGCCGATCTTGCTCTTTCGCAGCTTGAGCATGTCTCCTCGCATTATTGCTCGCCCGGCTGTTCGACCGAAATGTTTCACTGCTATGTGGGTCTGTGCGATCTGCCTGACCGCGGGCAAAGCCATGGCGGGCTGGATGTCGAACACGAAGATCTGCGCCGCCACGTCATTCGCTTTGATCAGGCAATGGACATGGTCCGCACTGGCGAAGTCAACATCGGCCCTCTGTTTGCACTGCTGCTCTGGCTTGAACGGGAACGCCCACGGCTGACCGCATCCGCTTGA
- a CDS encoding cysteine synthase A has translation MRIAKDLADAVGNTPLIKLRKASEETGCDIYGKAEFLNPGQSVKDRAALAIITDAMARGDLKPGGTIVEGTAGNTGIGLALVGASMGFKTVIVIPETQSQEKKDMLTLAGAELVQVPAAPYSNPNNFVRYSERLAQKLAETSERGVIWANQFDNTANRQAHVETTGPEIWEQTGGKVDGFICACGSGGTLAGVAMALQSKGVKMGIADPMGAKLYSYYTTGELEAEGSSIAEGIGQARITANLEGFTPDFAYQIPDEEALPIVFDLLEHEGLCMGASTGVNIAGAIRMARDMGPGHTIVTVLCDYGTRYQSKLFNPEFLREKNLPTPDWLSEAPRSIPGVFVE, from the coding sequence ATGCGGATCGCCAAGGATCTGGCCGACGCGGTCGGAAACACCCCTCTCATCAAACTGCGTAAAGCCAGCGAAGAGACTGGCTGTGATATCTATGGCAAGGCCGAGTTCCTTAATCCTGGCCAATCGGTCAAGGACCGTGCCGCGTTGGCGATCATCACAGACGCAATGGCGCGTGGCGACCTGAAGCCGGGTGGTACGATTGTCGAGGGAACGGCCGGGAACACCGGCATCGGTCTTGCGCTGGTGGGCGCGTCGATGGGCTTCAAGACGGTGATCGTGATCCCCGAGACGCAGAGCCAGGAAAAGAAAGACATGCTAACGCTGGCGGGCGCGGAACTGGTTCAGGTGCCGGCGGCCCCTTACAGCAACCCCAATAACTTTGTGCGCTATTCCGAGCGCCTGGCTCAGAAACTGGCCGAGACCTCGGAGAGAGGCGTGATCTGGGCCAACCAGTTCGACAACACCGCCAACCGTCAGGCCCATGTCGAGACAACCGGCCCCGAGATATGGGAGCAGACCGGTGGCAAGGTCGACGGTTTCATCTGCGCCTGCGGCTCCGGGGGAACTCTGGCAGGCGTGGCAATGGCGCTGCAGTCCAAGGGTGTCAAAATGGGTATTGCGGATCCGATGGGTGCAAAGCTTTACTCTTACTACACCACGGGCGAACTTGAAGCCGAAGGCAGTTCCATCGCCGAAGGAATCGGCCAGGCGCGGATCACCGCCAACCTAGAAGGCTTCACGCCCGATTTCGCCTACCAGATTCCCGATGAGGAAGCGTTGCCGATCGTGTTCGACCTGCTGGAGCATGAAGGCCTGTGCATGGGTGCGTCCACCGGCGTGAATATCGCTGGTGCGATCCGAATGGCCCGCGACATGGGGCCGGGGCATACCATCGTGACGGTGCTTTGCGACTATGGCACGCGATACCAATCGAAACTGTTCAATCCGGAGTTCCTGCGCGAGAAGAACCTTCCGACGCCAGATTGGCTGTCCGAGGCGCCGCGCAGCATACCCGGGGTGTTTGTCGAATGA
- a CDS encoding DUF3772 domain-containing protein has product MMRVLRCLAVLVLLMAGYGAGLTTALVSTASPATAQSQAPDNLPDYEAWTRVATRADEAIETGRASTNALEALRRELADWRQRFLEAQDINRNAIETAQRQLEALGPAPAEGETERDEIAAERALLEDRLARLREPVRQAELSFTRADGLIQGIDTIIRERQTREILEFGASPLNPVHWPEGFAALAQTATTLRSEATTAWANQVQREETMQDIPALLVMFVIGLVLLARGRKWTHKLNRRILGENPGAARWIIGFIVSMGTLFLPLFGVYFLIEAASSTGLIGLRSSQILDVLGPLVFTFLLARWLASRVFPAKEARTLPLNLSPESRRKGRFYGMLLGAVASGSFFLQQVGEILQWSQPASVVILFPLMVLCSLLLLRISRLLREHVRADVEDDGEETYRSRMTGILAFLMAALAIVVPVLGAVGYFRLAQALLYPSLGSIQLLTMLLVLQRVVVEVYVLVTRNRAGAAESLIPILIGVVLVLLSLPVFALIWGARVADLTELYARAAEGFMIGETRISPMIFLTLAFVFVLGYTATRLLQGALKNTILPKTKIDPGGRNAILSGVGYIGIFLAAVIAITSAGIDLTALGYVAGALSVGIGFGLQNVVSNFVSGIILLVERPISEGDWIEVGGVHGNVKDISVRSTIIQTFDRSDVIVPNADLVSGRVTNYTRGNTVGRLIVPVGVAYGTDTKMVEGILQEVAEAHPLVLLNPPPAVVFRGFGADALDFEIRAILRDVNYVLSVHSEMNHEIASRFAEAGIEIPFAQRDIWLRNAEVLGGNAGKAGGDDAETPLPGTAPAASLPRQRDEPPDMDGDAAGDSGAAGDGR; this is encoded by the coding sequence ATGATGAGAGTGCTGCGCTGTCTGGCCGTACTGGTTCTTTTGATGGCCGGCTACGGGGCAGGGCTGACGACGGCACTCGTATCGACCGCTTCGCCTGCAACAGCGCAATCGCAGGCACCCGACAACTTGCCGGATTACGAAGCTTGGACGCGCGTGGCGACAAGGGCCGATGAAGCCATCGAAACCGGCCGCGCCTCGACCAACGCACTGGAAGCGTTGCGCCGCGAGCTGGCCGACTGGCGGCAGCGGTTCCTCGAGGCCCAGGACATCAATCGCAACGCGATTGAGACCGCACAGCGGCAACTGGAAGCGCTCGGTCCGGCGCCGGCAGAGGGCGAGACAGAACGCGACGAGATCGCGGCGGAGCGCGCCCTTCTGGAAGACCGGCTTGCACGTCTGCGAGAGCCGGTACGCCAAGCTGAACTGTCATTTACCAGGGCCGACGGGCTGATTCAGGGGATCGACACCATCATCCGTGAGCGACAGACCCGGGAAATCCTGGAGTTTGGCGCGTCCCCGCTCAATCCGGTTCACTGGCCGGAAGGTTTCGCCGCGCTCGCGCAGACCGCTACGACTCTGCGATCAGAGGCGACGACCGCCTGGGCCAACCAGGTCCAGCGCGAAGAGACCATGCAAGATATTCCGGCCTTGCTGGTTATGTTTGTGATCGGACTGGTGCTGCTGGCGCGAGGGCGCAAGTGGACTCACAAGCTGAACCGCAGGATTCTGGGCGAAAACCCGGGCGCGGCGCGATGGATCATTGGCTTCATCGTGTCGATGGGCACCCTGTTCCTACCGCTTTTCGGCGTTTATTTCCTGATCGAGGCGGCCTCCAGCACCGGCTTGATCGGGTTGCGCAGCAGTCAGATACTGGACGTTCTCGGCCCGCTGGTCTTTACCTTTCTGTTGGCGCGGTGGCTGGCCTCGCGCGTGTTTCCCGCAAAAGAGGCCCGCACGCTGCCACTGAATCTGTCGCCCGAGAGTCGCCGCAAGGGTCGATTCTACGGAATGCTTCTGGGCGCTGTGGCATCGGGCAGCTTCTTTCTACAGCAGGTTGGCGAAATCTTGCAGTGGAGCCAACCAGCCTCGGTTGTGATCCTGTTTCCCCTGATGGTGCTTTGCAGCCTGCTGCTTTTGCGTATCTCGAGGCTTTTGCGGGAACACGTACGTGCCGACGTGGAGGATGATGGCGAGGAAACCTATCGCTCTCGCATGACCGGAATATTGGCCTTTCTGATGGCTGCGCTGGCCATAGTGGTGCCGGTATTGGGCGCGGTCGGTTACTTCAGGCTAGCGCAAGCGCTGCTTTATCCCTCGCTGGGCTCGATCCAGCTGCTGACGATGCTGCTGGTGCTGCAAAGGGTCGTGGTCGAAGTCTACGTACTTGTGACGCGAAACCGCGCGGGCGCGGCCGAATCCCTGATCCCGATCCTGATCGGAGTGGTTCTCGTCCTTCTCTCCTTACCGGTCTTCGCCCTGATCTGGGGCGCGCGCGTCGCGGATTTGACCGAGCTTTACGCCCGCGCGGCGGAAGGCTTCATGATCGGCGAGACGCGCATCTCGCCAATGATCTTCCTCACGCTCGCCTTTGTGTTCGTGCTGGGATACACCGCGACACGGCTTCTTCAGGGTGCTCTCAAGAACACGATCCTGCCGAAGACCAAGATCGATCCGGGAGGCCGTAACGCGATCCTGTCCGGTGTCGGATATATCGGGATTTTCCTGGCCGCGGTCATCGCCATCACGAGCGCGGGCATCGACCTCACGGCGTTGGGCTATGTTGCGGGCGCGCTTTCGGTCGGTATCGGGTTCGGCCTGCAAAACGTGGTGTCGAACTTCGTAAGCGGCATCATCCTTCTTGTCGAACGGCCCATCTCCGAAGGCGACTGGATCGAGGTGGGCGGCGTGCACGGCAACGTCAAGGACATCTCGGTGCGTTCGACCATCATCCAGACCTTCGATCGCTCTGACGTGATTGTGCCCAATGCCGACCTCGTGTCGGGACGGGTCACGAACTATACTCGTGGCAATACCGTGGGTCGCCTGATCGTTCCGGTCGGCGTGGCATATGGCACGGATACGAAAATGGTCGAGGGAATCCTGCAAGAGGTTGCCGAGGCACATCCGCTTGTCCTGCTGAATCCGCCACCGGCGGTGGTGTTCCGCGGTTTCGGGGCTGACGCGCTGGATTTTGAGATCCGGGCTATACTGCGAGACGTGAACTACGTTCTGTCGGTGCATTCGGAAATGAACCACGAGATCGCCAGCCGGTTTGCGGAAGCCGGAATCGAAATACCGTTTGCGCAGCGCGACATCTGGCTTCGCAACGCCGAAGTGCTGGGCGGTAATGCCGGCAAAGCCGGAGGCGATGACGCAGAAACGCCCTTGCCGGGCACCGCGCCGGCCGCCAGCTTGCCGCGCCAGCGCGACGAACCACCGGACATGGACGGGGATGCCGCCGGCGACAGCGGAGCGGCAGGCGACGGCCGCTGA
- a CDS encoding recombinase family protein — protein MAAPRICCAIYTRKSSDEGLEQGFNSLDAQYEACAAYIASQRHEGWILARERFDDGGISGGTLERPALQRLLQEIEAGRIRMVVVYKIDRLTRSLADFAKLVERLDQKDCSFVSVTQAFNTATSMGRLTLNVLLSFAQFEREVTAERIRDKIAASKKQGLLMAGVPPLGYDPHPDPNTRELVVNAAEAETVRTLFDLYNIHGKINAVARAADDRALRSKRHRFASGREQGGGHLSTGQIYKILTNHVYRGQIRHKDLVWPGRHKAIIDEDLWIQNKLQAATRRKRGRKTNAEAALLTGKLRDETGDRLTPTHCIRKDTPHCYYVSNRLISRGPDPTGWRLPGRKLEAIVATTIVDHIAGATMEHRLRDTPDLRADPNLLRAARDLAHRLRARDPKPLRRVLLGGSIAPREIRLDLDPSVLSDALQIPVADLAPHLTSIVAPIGLRRRGVEAKLVVGTAAPTPDPVLLRTLAEAHRWTAALHAGTPLSQIEKNTGHHDSFIRTRTALAFLSPRLQVAIRDGTLPPALTLRQILRMKIPLDWRKQEDLFGV, from the coding sequence ATGGCGGCGCCCCGGATTTGCTGCGCGATCTACACGCGCAAATCATCGGACGAAGGGCTCGAGCAGGGATTCAATTCGCTGGACGCCCAGTACGAAGCCTGCGCGGCTTATATCGCAAGTCAAAGACATGAGGGTTGGATCCTGGCGAGGGAACGCTTTGACGATGGCGGGATCTCCGGCGGCACGCTCGAGCGCCCTGCCCTGCAACGCCTGCTGCAGGAGATCGAGGCCGGGCGCATCCGCATGGTCGTGGTCTACAAGATCGATCGTCTCACCCGATCGCTGGCGGATTTCGCCAAGCTGGTGGAACGACTGGACCAGAAGGACTGTTCCTTCGTCTCGGTCACCCAGGCCTTCAACACGGCCACGTCCATGGGGCGGCTCACGCTCAACGTGCTGCTCTCCTTTGCCCAGTTCGAGCGCGAGGTGACCGCCGAACGAATCCGCGACAAGATCGCCGCCTCCAAGAAACAGGGCCTCTTGATGGCCGGGGTGCCCCCGCTAGGCTACGATCCCCACCCGGATCCCAACACGCGAGAACTGGTGGTCAATGCGGCCGAGGCGGAAACGGTGCGCACCCTCTTCGATCTCTACAACATACACGGCAAGATCAACGCGGTGGCGCGAGCGGCGGACGATAGAGCCCTGCGTTCCAAGCGACATCGCTTTGCCTCCGGTAGGGAACAGGGTGGCGGGCATCTTTCCACCGGCCAGATCTACAAGATCCTCACCAACCATGTCTATCGCGGACAGATCCGTCACAAGGACCTTGTCTGGCCGGGACGGCACAAAGCGATCATCGACGAGGACCTCTGGATCCAGAACAAGCTGCAAGCGGCTACAAGACGAAAGCGCGGGCGTAAGACCAATGCGGAGGCCGCGCTGCTCACCGGCAAGTTGCGGGACGAGACCGGCGACCGGCTGACCCCGACCCACTGTATCAGGAAGGACACGCCACATTGCTACTATGTCTCGAACCGGCTGATCTCGCGTGGGCCCGATCCCACCGGCTGGCGGCTGCCGGGTCGCAAGCTCGAAGCCATCGTCGCCACCACCATCGTTGATCATATCGCCGGCGCCACGATGGAGCACCGGCTTCGCGACACACCGGATCTCCGTGCGGATCCGAATCTCCTGCGGGCGGCACGGGACCTGGCGCACAGGTTGCGGGCGCGGGACCCGAAGCCGCTCCGGCGTGTGCTTCTCGGCGGCAGCATCGCACCGCGCGAGATCCGGCTTGATCTCGATCCATCCGTTTTGTCCGACGCTCTACAGATCCCTGTCGCAGACCTCGCGCCGCATCTTACCAGCATTGTCGCGCCAATCGGTCTGCGCCGGCGCGGTGTCGAGGCCAAGCTGGTCGTTGGCACTGCCGCGCCCACGCCCGATCCGGTGCTGCTGCGCACGCTCGCCGAGGCGCATCGCTGGACCGCCGCTTTGCATGCCGGTACGCCGCTGTCGCAGATCGAAAAAAATACCGGGCATCACGACTCCTTTATCCGCACCCGTACTGCGTTGGCTTTCCTCTCCCCGAGGCTCCAGGTCGCCATCCGGGATGGCACCCTTCCGCCCGCGCTCACGCTCCGGCAGATTCTGCGCATGAAGATCCCGCTCGACTGGCGCAAACAGGAAGACCTTTTCGGAGTGTGA
- a CDS encoding DUF2924 domain-containing protein, producing MTLPNVDQIETMDRAALIAVWNTLFEEPVPKSLSQYFLRRILAFEIQARSYGGLPKGFLADLERCVAGRSTAAAPTLRPGGRLLREWNGVTHAVEVTESGYLWKATPYKSLSSVARAITGARWSGPRFFGLKGTH from the coding sequence ATGACCTTGCCCAATGTGGACCAGATCGAGACCATGGACCGGGCGGCGCTCATTGCGGTCTGGAACACCCTCTTCGAGGAGCCCGTTCCGAAGAGTCTCAGCCAATACTTCCTGCGGCGCATCCTGGCATTCGAGATCCAGGCCCGCAGCTACGGCGGTCTGCCCAAGGGGTTTCTGGCCGATCTCGAACGCTGCGTGGCGGGGCGTTCCACAGCCGCCGCGCCGACGCTCAGGCCCGGTGGTCGCCTGCTTCGTGAATGGAACGGCGTGACGCACGCAGTCGAGGTCACCGAGAGCGGCTACCTCTGGAAAGCCACACCCTACAAGTCCCTCTCATCGGTCGCCCGTGCAATTACCGGGGCACGTTGGTCCGGTCCGCGGTTTTTCGGCCTCAAGGGAACGCACTGA
- a CDS encoding DUF3489 domain-containing protein, whose product MTNARTSKPATKTALVRKLLSRKAGADLPALETATGWQPHSVRAALSGVRKADYTIDRLPPKTNGGPAIYRITGSPEKA is encoded by the coding sequence ATGACAAACGCTAGGACCAGCAAGCCCGCGACTAAGACCGCGCTCGTCCGCAAGCTGCTCTCGCGCAAGGCCGGCGCGGATCTGCCGGCACTTGAGACAGCGACGGGCTGGCAACCGCATTCAGTGCGCGCCGCACTTAGTGGAGTGCGCAAGGCGGACTACACCATCGACCGCCTTCCCCCGAAGACGAATGGCGGTCCGGCGATCTACCGCATCACCGGATCGCCGGAGAAAGCATGA
- a CDS encoding ParB N-terminal domain-containing protein, translated as METNSKKKLRNKSGDHVAHNDEPVSQSHTDRNDLFPSLALLWIAVNNINAKPRRVRRALKAQEDAVLRSIERFGFRIPLLVRRKSCGDRYEVVDGHTRLTAAQRLGAEKLPCLLVDGLPEVEINRLTLSLNKLQESGEWDADALRLEIKDIIDFSGDYEIPGFEVPEIDLMLQDLLIEANDRNPLDDLDCAAADSTDPVTVLGEIWIADGQRVACGRAQDLASLACATSIGTTAMIITDPPYNVPVNGHVSTVAG; from the coding sequence GTGGAGACGAATTCGAAAAAGAAATTACGCAACAAATCTGGCGACCATGTCGCGCACAACGACGAGCCGGTCTCTCAGTCACACACCGACCGAAACGATCTCTTTCCGTCCTTAGCTCTGCTCTGGATTGCCGTGAACAACATCAATGCGAAGCCGCGCCGCGTAAGGCGCGCGTTGAAGGCACAAGAAGATGCGGTCTTGCGATCCATCGAGCGGTTCGGTTTCCGGATTCCGCTGCTGGTGCGACGCAAATCCTGCGGTGACCGGTACGAGGTAGTCGATGGGCATACGCGCCTGACCGCAGCGCAACGCCTTGGTGCCGAAAAACTACCCTGCCTCCTTGTTGATGGGCTGCCCGAGGTAGAAATCAATCGGCTGACCCTTTCTCTCAACAAGCTCCAGGAGAGTGGTGAGTGGGACGCTGATGCGCTGCGTCTTGAGATCAAGGACATCATCGATTTCAGCGGCGACTACGAAATCCCCGGCTTCGAGGTTCCGGAAATCGACCTCATGCTGCAGGACCTGTTGATCGAGGCTAACGATCGCAACCCGCTTGATGATCTCGACTGCGCCGCTGCTGACAGCACCGATCCGGTGACAGTGCTCGGTGAAATCTGGATTGCGGACGGCCAAAGGGTTGCCTGCGGGCGCGCGCAGGATCTGGCCAGCCTTGCCTGCGCCACATCCATAGGCACAACCGCGATGATCATCACAGACCCGCCCTACAATGTGCCGGTGAACGGCCATGTCAGCACGGTTGCTGGTTGA
- a CDS encoding DNA methyltransferase yields MRKPGAPHRNNVELGRYGRNRSNVWEYGGATSGKTEQDDFSVRPTVKPVAMIRDAVLDVFAPGEVVIDSFLGSGWTLIAAETAHRRCLGVEFEPVYVDVALRRWMSLTGREVRHAATGETFAQVAERRSIKLLPAPNEEEADA; encoded by the coding sequence TTGCGAAAGCCCGGTGCACCGCATCGCAACAACGTTGAGCTCGGGCGCTACGGCCGTAACCGGTCTAATGTCTGGGAGTACGGGGGCGCCACTAGCGGCAAAACCGAGCAGGATGACTTCTCCGTGCGCCCGACCGTCAAGCCGGTGGCCATGATCCGCGACGCCGTTCTCGATGTCTTCGCTCCCGGTGAAGTCGTTATCGACAGTTTCCTTGGGTCGGGCTGGACGCTGATCGCGGCAGAGACCGCGCACCGTCGCTGCCTCGGCGTCGAATTCGAACCGGTCTACGTCGACGTGGCGCTACGGCGCTGGATGAGCCTGACCGGGCGCGAGGTTCGACACGCAGCGACCGGAGAGACCTTTGCCCAAGTCGCCGAGCGGCGTTCGATAAAGCTTCTGCCTGCGCCTAATGAGGAGGAAGCCGATGCCTGA
- a CDS encoding DUF5681 domain-containing protein, with product MPDDYEVGYGRPPESGRFRKGQSGNPAGRRAEQERFASVLREELANDTGLPNQSLDALRQELDAHEDAIGGFDALADLYLDAGGRLQCLSEPYTG from the coding sequence ATGCCTGACGACTATGAAGTCGGCTACGGCCGCCCGCCGGAGAGTGGAAGATTCAGGAAGGGTCAGTCGGGTAATCCGGCCGGACGGCGGGCCGAGCAGGAGCGCTTCGCCTCGGTGCTGCGCGAAGAGCTGGCGAACGATACCGGCCTGCCAAATCAGTCCCTTGATGCGCTGCGCCAAGAACTGGACGCGCATGAGGATGCCATAGGCGGCTTTGACGCCCTTGCAGACCTTTACCTTGATGCTGGTGGACGGCTTCAGTGCCTCAGCGAGCCTTACACAGGCTAA
- a CDS encoding response regulator transcription factor, translating to MNRILLADDHALVLETIVYFLTRQAGFQVEKAGSLPEALKVNAERGPFNLILLDYTMPGMDALAGLTRMRAQSGCPVAILSGTAPPDIARRALRAGAAGFLPKTLDPDQLVSAINQMLIGETYLPQHFRNDAPASATATHLTPREQMVLRGVADGKQNREIARELDIQEVTVKLHVKTLSRKLGARNRTHAAMLARDKGLL from the coding sequence ATGAACAGGATATTGCTGGCCGACGACCACGCTCTCGTCCTTGAAACAATTGTGTATTTCCTGACCCGCCAGGCCGGGTTCCAGGTGGAAAAAGCCGGATCGCTGCCCGAGGCTTTGAAGGTCAACGCAGAGAGAGGGCCGTTCAACCTGATCCTTCTGGACTACACAATGCCCGGGATGGATGCGTTGGCAGGGTTGACGCGGATGCGGGCGCAATCGGGATGTCCTGTGGCTATCCTGTCGGGTACCGCGCCGCCGGATATCGCGCGTCGGGCACTTCGGGCCGGCGCAGCGGGCTTTCTGCCGAAAACGCTCGACCCGGATCAGCTGGTTTCGGCGATAAATCAGATGCTGATCGGCGAAACCTATCTTCCTCAGCATTTCCGGAATGATGCGCCTGCAAGTGCAACTGCAACCCATCTGACCCCACGGGAGCAAATGGTTCTGCGCGGTGTCGCGGACGGCAAGCAAAATCGAGAGATTGCCCGCGAGTTGGACATTCAAGAGGTGACCGTGAAGCTGCACGTGAAGACCCTGTCGCGCAAGCTTGGCGCCCGCAACCGCACCCACGCCGCGATGTTGGCCCGTGACAAGGGGTTGCTGTAA